In Archangium violaceum, the following are encoded in one genomic region:
- a CDS encoding polyprenol monophosphomannose synthase — MNPALVCIPTYNERDNLEPITRAVLAADPRVDILVVDDNSPDGTGKLADELAAKEPRIRVLHREKKQGLGRAYLHAFRVALDAGYTYILEMDADFSHDPRYLPTFLDTAQGGADLVLGSRYVSGGGTVNWGVGRKIISRGGSLYARSILGVGTRDLTGGFKCFHRRVLESIDLEAVKSTGYAFQIELTYRTLKKGFTVKEIPIVFEDRRVGQSKMSRKIFLEALTMVWKLRLTV; from the coding sequence ATGAATCCAGCGCTGGTTTGCATCCCCACCTACAACGAGCGGGACAACCTCGAGCCCATCACCCGAGCGGTGCTCGCGGCCGATCCTCGCGTGGACATCCTCGTCGTCGACGACAACTCCCCGGATGGGACGGGGAAGCTGGCCGACGAGCTGGCGGCGAAGGAGCCGCGCATCCGCGTCCTGCACCGCGAGAAGAAGCAGGGCCTGGGGCGTGCCTACCTCCATGCGTTCCGCGTGGCGCTCGACGCGGGCTACACGTACATCCTCGAGATGGACGCGGACTTCAGCCATGACCCGCGCTACCTGCCCACCTTCCTGGACACGGCGCAGGGCGGCGCGGACCTGGTGCTGGGCTCGCGCTACGTGAGCGGCGGCGGCACCGTGAACTGGGGCGTCGGCCGGAAGATCATCAGCCGGGGCGGCTCGCTCTACGCGCGCTCCATCCTGGGCGTGGGCACGAGGGACCTGACCGGCGGCTTCAAGTGCTTCCACCGGCGGGTGCTGGAGTCCATCGACCTGGAGGCGGTGAAGAGTACCGGCTACGCGTTCCAGATCGAGCTCACCTACCGCACCCTGAAGAAGGGCTTCACGGTGAAGGAGATCCCCATCGTCTTCGAGGACCGCCGCGTGGGGCAGTCGAAGATGAGCCGGAAGATCTTCCTCGAGGCCCTGACGATGGTGTGGAAGCTGCGCCTCACGGTGTAG